The following are encoded in a window of Sphaeramia orbicularis chromosome 20, fSphaOr1.1, whole genome shotgun sequence genomic DNA:
- the LOC115411369 gene encoding myosin regulatory light chain 2, smooth muscle minor isoform, translating to MSSKKAKGKTTKKRPQRATSNVFAMFDQSQIQEFKEAFNMIDQNRDGFVDKEDLHDMLASLGKNPTDEYLEAMMNEAPGPINFTMFLTMFGEKLNGTDPEDVIRNAFACFDEEGTGFIQEDYLRELLTTMGDRFTDEEVDELFREAPIDKKSNFNYVEFTRILKHGAKDKDD from the exons ATGTCGAGCAAAAAGGCTAAGGGAAAGACCACGAAGAAGCGCCCTCAGCGCGCCACCTCCAATGTCTTCGCCATGTTTGACCAGTCTCAGATTCAGGAATTCAAGGAGGCCTTCAACATGATCGACCAGAACCGTGATGGTTTTGTTGACAAAGAGGATCTTCATGATATGCTTGCCTCACTCG GGAAAAATCCTACTGATGAATACCTGGAGGCCATGATGAATGAAGCTCCTGGACCCATTAACTTCACAATGTTCCTCACAATGTTTGGAGAGAAGCTCAATGGCACAGACCCTGAGGATGTGATCAGAAATGCCTTTGCTTGCTTTGATGAGGAGGGGACAG GTTTCATCCAGGAAGATTACCTCAGAGAGCTGCTCACAACAATGGGTGACCGGTTTACAGATGAGGAGGTGGATGAGCTTTTCAGGGAGGCCCCCATCGACAAGAAGAGTAACTTCAACTATGTGGAGTTCACACGCATCCTAAAGCACGGTGCCAAGGATAAGGACGATTAA
- the LOC115411570 gene encoding FAST kinase domain-containing protein 3, mitochondrial-like produces MALKLVNRLPMLGRFGIPRCPFIGPVRPSTRLSPGLPVCVACLCTSSSHCIRSHGCRQLKPDCWKRNLTTTIVREPTFVGSNSVGLHKDSFPRFRLTQLHRPTATEEEVFHRHLNSCSSSRQVLRLLRTVEIMSDTMAAAVLHCVADLEQDGHSLKDPSVLENVTIRALCLQLEEDSGRLTDGGLVSALLACTRLYLDPWSTLMVRLVSESQERLDKGEMTVEQLCILGQAMLAIEGPGSVMLEQVMSQIQRQEPAQWSLEDLSAVYRLLQSGGGLDGKYCDLLNAMHTHAVTVTSRMNPTVVSELLSVLVSLNQTQAMPLVINLCKQAVRHVPHFTDEELTLVLGALMHFGHSDHYFVQAMERYVPTVAFTSHPETVTKVMQFFSRRNILSPLVFDSVAESFVYRADEYNTSQVARQIMAYGKLGYLPPNAGDVFRKVETTLQKRFSHFQPRTLINLLHSCILVERFPVNFVSKVFGSYFLQQLQEQDTGMDRYVLSQLTQLYITVKLECPFYEGPRLLPRYRVKSFLTPGRSLETPVDTHLYNSVKNGLLNLLGARSYFGSKVLTPYCYTIDMEIKVDEDGYVLPASYNDDVYKRIALCIDGQKRFTTNTRQLLGKEATKQRHLRLLGYEVVQIPFYEFEKLQTKASVVEYLHQKIFLTVTD; encoded by the exons ATGGCTTTGAAGCTGGTCAACAGACTTCCCATGCTGGGGAGGTTCGGGATTCCTCGGTGCCCTTTTATCGGTCCTGTTCGTCCCTCCACCAGGCTCAGTCCAGGTCTTCCCGTCTGTGTAGCCTGTCTCTGTACCTCATCCAGCCACTGCATCCGAAGCCACGGCTGTCGACAGCTCAAGCCAGACTGCTGGAAAAGAAACCTGACCACCACCATAGTCCGGGAACCGACCTTTGTTGGCAGCAATTCTGTTGGACTCCACAAAGATTCGTTCCCTCGGTTCCGTCTGACCCAGCTGCACAGACCCACAGCCACAGAGGAGGAGGTTTTCCATCGGCATCTGAACAGCTGCTCATCGTCCAGGCAGGTGCTCAGACTCCTGCGGACAGTAGAGATCATGTCTGACACCATGGCTGCTGCTGTGCTTCACTGTGTGGCCGATCTGGAGCAGGATGGTCACTCTCTAAAGGACCCCTCAGTCCTGGAGAACGTCACCATCAGAGCCCTGTGCCTTCAGCTGGAGGAGGACTCCGGGCGGCTGACAGATGGTGGTCTGGTATCAGCTCTTCTAGCCTGCACCCGCCTTTACTTGGATCCCTGGAGCACCCTGATGGTGCGGCTGGTGTCTGAGAGTCAGGAAAGGTTGGACAAGGGAGAGATGACTGTGGAGCAGCTGTGTATCCTGGGACAGGCGATGCTGGCTATAGAGGGTCCTGGTTCTGTGATGCTGGAGCAGGTAATGTCACAAATCCAAAGACAGGAGCCTGCTCAGTGGAGCCTTGAAGACCTCAGTGCTGTTTATAGACTTCTGCAAAGTGGTGGAGGTCTAGATGGAAAGTACTGTGACCTGCTGAACGCCATGCACACCCACGCTGTGACAGTCACCTCCCGTATGAATCCTACTGTGGTTAGTGAGCTGCTCAGTGTCCTTGTGAGCTTAAATCAGACTCAGGCTATGCCACTTGTGATCAATCTATGCAAGCAGGCAGTACGACACGTACCTCACTTTACTGATGAGGAGCTCACCCTTGTGCTAGGTGCACTCATGCACTTTGGTCACAGTGATCATTACTTTGTGCAGGCAATGGAGAGGTATGTACCCACAGTAGCCTTCACATCCCACCCAGAGACTGTTACCAAGGTGATGCAGTTCTTTAGTCGGAGGAACATCTTATCGCCTTTGGTGTTTGACTCTGTGGCTGAGAGCTTTGTGTACCGGGCGGATGAGTACAACACCAGCCAGGTGGCCAGGCAGATCATGGCTTATGGGAAGCTGGGCTACCTCCCACCCAATGCTGGCGATGTGTTCAGGAAAGTTGAAACAACCCTGCAAAAACGCTTTTCACATTTCCAGCCTCGGACATTGATCAACCTGCTTCACTCCTGCATCCTCGTTGAGAGGTTTCCTGTGAATTTTGTCTCCAAAGTTTTTGGAAGTTATTTTCTTCAGCAATTGCAAG AGCAGGACACTGGAATGGACCGATATGTTCTGTCACAGCTGACTCAGCTTTACATAACTGTAAAGTTGGAGTGTCCTTTCTATGAG GGGCCCCGGCTCCTCCCCAGGTACCGCGTTAAGTCCTTCCTCACACCTGGACGCTCCCTGGAGACGCCTGTGGACACACATCTGTACAACTCGGTGAAAAATGGACTGTTGAATTTACTCGGTGCTCGATCGTACTTTGGATCCAAGGTTTTGACGCCGTACTGCTACACAATCG ACATGGAGATAAAAGTGGATGAAGACGGGTATGTGCTGCCTGCCAGTTATAACGACGACGTATACAAGAG GATAGCACTTTGTATCGATGGACAAAAGAGGTTCACTACAAACACAAGGCAGCTACTCGGAAAAGAGGCCACTAAGCAACGACATCTGAGGCTTCTGGGATATGAAGTTGTTCAG attccTTTCTATGAATTTGAAAAATTACAAACCAAGGCCAGTGTGGTGGAATACCTGCACCAGAAGATCTTCCTCACAGTTACAGACTGA